One part of the Sneathia vaginalis genome encodes these proteins:
- a CDS encoding TIM-barrel domain-containing protein codes for MVTIKDNCIVKTYDEELLIIEPWGENSLRVRSFLDQKYVDRKNALTENYSSNYPNLLIYKENDKAVIVNGKIKAVLDHRDRISFFNDKDELILKEFIRLRAVKHDDGSEDVGTIEITKDFNSTLKLKSREYRSNFDGSSFNVKVRFEANKEEKIYGMGQYQHEYLDLKNTMLELAQRNTQMSVPFYISSKNYGFLWNNPGIGKVTFAKNLTEWEMFGTDYIDYWITVSDDSKQITEQYTQMTGRVPKMPKNLLGLWQSKLRYRTDEEVINIVEEYKKRDIQLSTIAIDYFHWPKQGEYRFDRDYWKDPSGMVNKLKNEYKVEPIISIWPTVQSDAYNYNTYLENGYLVKVNRGIRLTMQIQGNTLYLDTTKKAARDYVWSLIKKNYKDIGIDYYWVDVAEPGFAVYDFDNYRYSKGTAFYCGNLYPNKYLEMVYDGNKDSNEAVVTLVRGAWAGAQKYGALAWSGDIDSSFKSFRNQVNTGLNMGIAGITWWTTDIGGFHGGNPEDEEFRELIIRWFQYSTFSPILRMHGDRLPHSKPLSNTGGGCMPTGAGNEIWSYGTKVEDILTKYVRIRELLKDYLDNLMQESHEFGYPIMRPLFYEFKNDKLSWEVDNIYMLGDSILVSPILYYKDRKREVYLPADENWIDLYTNKVYKGGKKYIVDAGIEKIPVFIRERSKDNFKELFKYIEKNINK; via the coding sequence ATGGTAACAATAAAGGATAATTGCATTGTAAAAACATATGATGAAGAGTTATTAATAATAGAACCATGGGGTGAAAACTCATTAAGAGTTAGATCTTTCTTAGATCAAAAATATGTGGATAGAAAGAATGCTTTGACTGAAAACTATTCTAGTAATTACCCTAATTTATTAATTTATAAGGAAAATGATAAAGCTGTTATTGTTAATGGTAAGATTAAAGCAGTTTTAGATCATAGAGATAGAATAAGTTTTTTTAATGATAAAGATGAATTAATACTTAAAGAGTTTATAAGACTAAGAGCTGTTAAACACGATGACGGAAGTGAAGATGTAGGAACGATTGAAATAACTAAAGATTTTAATTCTACTCTAAAATTAAAATCTAGGGAATACAGATCAAATTTTGATGGTTCGAGTTTTAATGTAAAAGTTAGATTTGAAGCAAATAAAGAAGAAAAAATATATGGTATGGGTCAATACCAACACGAATATTTAGATTTAAAAAATACAATGCTTGAGTTAGCACAAAGAAATACACAAATGTCTGTTCCATTTTATATTTCAAGTAAGAATTATGGGTTCTTATGGAATAATCCTGGAATAGGGAAAGTAACTTTTGCTAAAAATTTAACTGAATGGGAAATGTTTGGGACTGATTATATTGACTATTGGATAACAGTTTCTGATGATTCTAAACAAATAACAGAACAATATACACAAATGACTGGAAGAGTTCCAAAAATGCCGAAAAATTTACTTGGATTATGGCAAAGTAAATTAAGATATAGAACAGATGAAGAAGTTATTAATATAGTAGAAGAATACAAAAAAAGAGATATACAATTGTCAACAATTGCTATAGATTACTTCCACTGGCCAAAGCAAGGTGAATATAGATTTGATAGAGACTACTGGAAAGATCCATCTGGAATGGTTAATAAATTAAAAAATGAATATAAAGTAGAACCTATTATTTCAATATGGCCTACAGTTCAATCAGATGCCTATAATTATAATACTTATCTTGAAAATGGCTATTTAGTAAAAGTTAATAGAGGTATTAGATTAACAATGCAAATACAAGGAAATACATTATATCTAGATACTACTAAAAAAGCTGCAAGAGATTATGTATGGAGTTTAATTAAGAAAAATTATAAAGATATTGGTATCGACTACTACTGGGTAGATGTGGCAGAACCAGGATTTGCTGTATATGATTTTGATAATTATAGATATAGTAAAGGAACCGCTTTTTACTGTGGTAACTTATATCCAAATAAATATTTAGAAATGGTTTATGATGGTAATAAGGATTCTAATGAAGCTGTTGTAACATTAGTACGTGGAGCTTGGGCTGGTGCTCAAAAATATGGAGCGTTAGCTTGGTCAGGTGACATTGATTCTAGTTTTAAATCTTTTAGAAATCAAGTTAATACAGGATTAAATATGGGAATTGCTGGAATTACATGGTGGACAACTGACATAGGAGGTTTCCATGGAGGTAATCCAGAAGATGAAGAATTTAGAGAATTAATAATAAGATGGTTCCAATATAGTACTTTCTCCCCAATTTTAAGAATGCACGGGGATAGATTACCACATAGTAAACCTTTGTCAAATACTGGTGGTGGTTGTATGCCAACTGGAGCTGGAAATGAAATTTGGTCGTATGGTACAAAAGTTGAAGATATACTAACAAAATATGTTAGAATAAGAGAATTATTAAAGGATTATTTAGATAATCTAATGCAAGAATCACATGAATTTGGTTATCCGATAATGCGTCCTTTATTCTATGAATTTAAAAATGATAAATTATCTTGGGAAGTTGATAATATTTATATGTTAGGTGATAGTATTCTTGTTTCTCCTATACTTTATTATAAAGATAGAAAAAGGGAAGTATATTTACCTGCCGATGAAAACTGGATAGACTTATATACTAACAAGGTATATAAAGGTGGTAAAAAATATATTGTTGATGCAGGTATAGAAAAAATTCCTGTATTTATAAGAGAAAGATCAAAAGATAATTTTAAAGAATTATTTAAATATATTGAAAAGAATATAAATAAATAA
- the xylB gene encoding xylulokinase, with amino-acid sequence MSYVLGIDLGTSSLKGLVLNKNGEIVETEQYSYPLIQEKIGYSEQNPKFWVEALENVINNLSSKISDFTENLEGISFSGQMHSLVLLDKCGKVLRNAILWNDVRTTAECNEIMKDSLKLFEITKNRALEGFTLPKIMWVQKNEKEIWDNVRHILLPKDYLSFWLTGEYVTDYSDASGTLLLDLNKNEWSSYQLEKYDIPKEYMPKLLGSYELVGTIKAELKTKFNFKKNIKIFAGGADNACAALTTGIYDENKAMVSIGTSGVFLTLENNVDKEYNGKLHVFNHVIKGLYYSMGVTLSAGHSLEWFRKTFAKNSNFNELLEKIDEIPAGSNGLLFTPYIVGERTPHIDANIRGSFIGIDTSHNLNHFTKSVVEGITFSLKDSQELINEITNKKINEVISIGGGAKNKKWLQLQADIFGLNVKTVSVEQGPSLGAAMLSALGLSWYKNERECIKSLINYSNSYTPDNDKKEKYKNIYGIYKKIYDNTNLICKEINNKGVRNGNNKG; translated from the coding sequence ATGAGTTATGTACTGGGAATTGATTTAGGGACAAGTTCTTTAAAAGGTTTAGTTTTAAATAAAAATGGAGAAATTGTTGAAACAGAACAATATTCTTATCCACTTATTCAAGAAAAAATTGGATATAGCGAACAAAATCCGAAATTTTGGGTAGAAGCTTTAGAAAATGTAATCAATAATTTATCAAGTAAAATATCGGATTTTACTGAAAACCTTGAAGGAATAAGTTTTTCAGGGCAAATGCACAGTTTAGTCCTTTTAGATAAATGCGGTAAAGTTTTAAGAAATGCAATATTATGGAATGATGTTAGAACTACTGCTGAATGTAATGAAATAATGAAGGATTCTTTAAAACTTTTTGAAATTACTAAAAATAGAGCTCTTGAAGGTTTTACATTGCCAAAAATAATGTGGGTACAAAAAAATGAAAAAGAAATATGGGATAATGTAAGACATATATTATTACCTAAAGATTATCTTTCATTTTGGTTAACAGGTGAATATGTTACTGATTATTCGGATGCTTCAGGGACTTTATTACTTGATTTAAATAAAAATGAATGGTCTTCTTATCAATTAGAAAAGTATGATATTCCTAAAGAATATATGCCAAAACTTTTAGGATCTTATGAATTAGTAGGAACTATAAAAGCTGAATTAAAAACAAAATTTAATTTTAAGAAAAATATAAAAATATTTGCTGGAGGTGCTGATAATGCCTGTGCTGCACTAACAACAGGAATATATGATGAGAATAAGGCTATGGTAAGTATAGGAACCTCTGGAGTATTCTTAACACTAGAGAATAATGTTGATAAAGAATATAATGGAAAGTTACATGTTTTCAATCATGTTATTAAAGGATTATATTACTCAATGGGTGTTACATTATCAGCTGGTCATAGTTTAGAATGGTTCAGAAAAACTTTTGCTAAAAACAGTAACTTTAATGAATTGTTAGAAAAGATAGATGAAATTCCTGCTGGTTCAAATGGCTTATTATTTACACCGTATATAGTTGGAGAAAGAACTCCACATATTGATGCTAACATAAGAGGAAGTTTTATTGGTATAGATACTAGTCATAACTTAAATCATTTTACAAAATCAGTTGTTGAGGGGATTACATTTTCTTTAAAAGATAGTCAAGAATTGATTAATGAAATAACAAATAAAAAAATTAATGAAGTTATATCAATAGGTGGGGGAGCAAAAAATAAAAAATGGCTTCAATTACAAGCAGATATATTTGGTTTAAATGTTAAAACAGTTTCAGTTGAACAAGGACCATCTTTAGGAGCTGCTATGCTTTCTGCATTAGGATTATCTTGGTATAAAAATGAACGTGAATGTATAAAATCATTAATAAATTATTCAAATAGTTATACTCCAGATAATGATAAAAAAGAGAAATATAAAAATATATATGGAATATATAAAAAAATATATGATAATACAAATTTAATTTGTAAGGAAATAAATAATAAAGGAGTAAGAAATGGTAACAATAAAGGATAA